TTAAAAGTGAAATAGAAGAAAAGGCAAAACGTGATGCAAATATTATTATTCAAAATGCACGTATAGAATTTGCTAAACAAGAAAATAAATTACGTTCACAATTACATTCAGAAATTATTAATGTTGCTCTTTCAGCGACAGAAGCTTTAGCTCAAAAAACTATTACAAAAGCAGATCATGAAAAATTTGTTGAAGAATTTATTTCCGAATTGGAGGATATAGATTTTGAATAAAATTTACAATTTTGCAAAAGCTTTATATTCTCTCGCGGAAGAAAAAAATCTTATTAAAAAAATTTATGTTGAATCTCAACAATTTCTTCAAGTTGTAAATGAGTACTCAGAATTAATTAAATTTTTTAGTAATTCTTCATTAAACAAAAGCGAAAAATTTTCTATTTTAGAATCTACATTTAGAAATAGATTTGATGATTTGTTTTGTGACTTTTTGTGTGTTCTAATTGAAATGAATGAATTTTTCTATGCAAAATCAATTTTTAAAAAATATTTAGCCTTAGTTGAAAATAAAGATCATGCTAAATTTATAAAAATCACTTCACCATATCCTTTAAAAGATGCACAATTAAATAAAATTAAAGAAATTTTAGAAAAGAAGATGGATTTTGATTTAATTGTTAAAAATTTTGTTGATCCTTCAACTATTGCTGGAATTAAAGTTGAATCTGACTCCCATTCCTTAGATTCAACAATTAAGGGCAAGTTAAAAACAATTGAAACTAGATTGAAAGTAATGCTGACACTTCAACAATCGCAATCTCCTAAAACAAGTTAGTGTTATTAAAACAATTTTGAAGAAAATTATAAAAATTTAGAAGATAAGGTATGCAAACATGGCAATTAATTTAGATGAATTTTCCTCTTTGATTAAAGAGCAAGTAAAAAAATATTCTAACAAAATCATTACTAACGAAAAAGGTTATGTAGTTTCAATTAATGATGGAATTGTTAAGGCTAGTGGTTTAGATGATGTTATTTTAAATGAATTAGTTCGTTTTGAAAATGGTTCTTTTGGAATTGCCTTCAATCTAGAAGCTAATAGTGTTGGTATTGTAATGTTGGGTAAATATTTTGATATTCACGAGGGTTCATTAGTAGAAAGAACTAAACACGTTATTGAAACACCAGTTGGTGATGCTTTGATTGGTAGAGTTGTTAATGGAATAGGCATGCCAATTGATGGTAAAGGTGAATTAAAAGATATAACTTATGAACCAATTGAAAAAATTGCGCCTGGAGTTATGGATCGACAATCTGTAAATGAGCCATTAGAAACTGGAATTTTAGCAATTGATTCTATGTTGCCAATAGGTAAAGGTCAACGTGAATTAATTGTAGGTGATCGTCAAACTGGTAAAACAACTATTGGAATAGATGCAATTATCAATCAAAAAGGCAAAAACGTATATTGTGTTTATGTAGCAATAGGTCAAAAAAATTCTTCAATTGCACAAATTTCAAGACAATTAGAATCAGCAGATGCAATGAAATATACTACTATAGTTTCATCAACTGCATCAGAAATTCCAGCTTTATCATATGTTGCTCCATTTACTGGTATAACAATTGCTGAATATTGAATGCGTCAAGGTAAAGATGTATTAATTGTTTATGATGATTTATCTAAGCACGCTGTTGCTTATCGTACAATATCATTATTATTAAGAAGACCCCCTGGACGTGAAGCTTACCCGGGTGATATTTTTTATTTACACTCTCGATTATTAGAACGTTCAGGAAAATTATCAAAAGAATTAGGTGGCGGTTCTATTACTGCGTTACCAATAATTGAAACACAAGCTGGAGATATTTCAGCATATATCCCAACAAATGTTATTTCCATAACTGATGGTCAATTGTTTATGGTAAGTAATTTATTTAATTCTGGACAAAGACCAGCAATTCATGTTGGTTTATCAGTTAGTCGTGTAGGTTCTGCTGCACAAACTAAAGCAATTAAACAATTATCAGGTTCTTTAAAATTAGAATTGGCTCAATATCGTGAATTAGATGTATTTAGTCAATTTGGTAGTGATTTGGATAATGAAACTAAAAAAGTTCTTGATCACGGTAAAAAAGTTATGGAAATCCTAAAACAATCTAATGGCGCACCATTAGATCAAGCAATGGAAGCTATTTTATTGTTTAGTATCAAAGAACGATATATCAAGTGAATTCCAATTGATCAAATTCAAAAATTTAAACAAGAATTAACAACATATTTTAGTAAAACAGATGTATATAAAGAAATTCAAATTAATAAAGCATTAAATGATCAATTAACAATTAATTTAAGAAATCTATTTAAAAAATTTATTAAAGAATTTGTAATGAGTATTTCTAATTATGATTTTTCAAAATATGGTGATGAAAAAGAATTAGAAGTGGATGAAAAAAATAAATAATTATGGCTTCCAAACAAGAATTAAAACAAAAAATGAGTTCTATTTTAGTAACTGAAAAAATTACTAAAGCTATGCAAATGGCTGCAACTGCTAAGTTACATAAGTTTAAATCTCAACATGAAAAAATTTATGAATTTTTTAATGAATATTATGAAACAATTGGCAAAGTTATAGCTAATGCTAAATATTATCAACCGCCAAAACAAGTTAAGGAAAATTCACTTTATATTTTAATTAATTCATCATTAGGTTTGTGTGGCGGTTTTAATAACAACATGAATCGGCTATTGTTAGAAAAAATTAAACCTAACGATAAATTAATTTTGCTTGGCAAAAAAAGTTTAGGTTATTGAAAATTAAAAAATCAAGGTAACAATATTTTATTGATTAAAGATTTACAAGATGCTGATATCAATTTTGATATTAGTTATAATTTGGGACAAGAAATTTTAGATCTATATGAAACAAATGAATACGAAAAAGTATTTATTGTTTATACAAATTTTGTGAATAACTTAAAACAAGAACCAAAAATTATTCAAGTGTTACCTTTTGATGTTGATATTTTTAAAGATAAAATTAAAAAAGATACAAATTCTAACAAACAATATTCTGCTCCAATTGAGTTCGAACCTGATGTAAAAGAAGTTATTAAAGGTCTTACTCCCCAATTCATGCAAATTGTTTTATATGGTTGTTTAATTGAAACTAAACTTTCTGAATATGCTAGTCGTAGAAATGCTATGGAGTCAGCAACAAAAAATGCAAATGATTTATATAACAATTATTTATTATTGTACAACCAATTAAGACAAGCATCTATTACACAAGAAATTAGTGAAATAATTCAAGGTAGTGAACAAAAATAATAGGATTTAATTATGAAAACGAAACATACAATAGTTGGAAAAGTATATCAAGTAATTGGGCCTGTAGTTGATGTCATTTTTGAAAATGAATCAGAAATGCCTAAAATATATGATGCATTATATGTAAAACTAGATAATGAAAATTTGTGTTTAGAAGTTTCACAAATTATTGGAGATAATGTTGTTAGATGTATTGCAATGGGAGCTACTTATGGATTAAATCGTGGTTTAGAAGTAGTTTGTTCAGGAAATCCAATTCAGGTTCCTGTAGGTGAACAAGTTTTAGGTAGAATGTTTAATGTTGTTGGTAAAACAATTGACAATCTTGAATCTTTAGATGATAAAAATATAAAAATGATGCCAATTCATCGAAATCCACCATCATTTGAAGAGCAATCCAATGAAATTGAAATTTTTGAAACAGGCATTAAAGTTATTGATTTATTAATTCCATATGCTAAAGGTGGTAAGATTGGATTATTTGGTGGAGCAGGGGTTGGGAAAACGGTTCTTGTTCAAGAATTAATTCACAATATCGCAAAAGGTCATGGTGGTCTATCTGTTTTTGCTGGAGTTGGTGAAAGAACTCGTGAAGGTAATGACTTGTATTATGAAATGATTGAAGGTGGAGTTATAGATAAAACAGCCTTAGTGTTTGGGCAAATGAATGAACCTCCTGGCGCAAGAATGCGCGTAGCATTAACTGCTTTAACAATGGCTGAATATTTCCGTGATGTTCAAAACCAAGATGTTTTGTTATTTATTGATAATATCTTTAGATTTACACAAGCTGGTAGTGAAGTTTCAGCATTATTAGGAAGAATGCCATCTGCTGTTGGTTATCAACCAACTTTGGCATATGAAATGGGATTGTTACAAGAAAGAATCACTTCCACTAAAAGTGGTTCTATAACATCTGTTCAAGCAATTTATGTTCCTGCAGATGATTTAACTGACCCTGCTCCAGCTACAACATTTTCACATTTAGATGCAAAAACAGTATTAGATCGTAACATTGCAGCATTAGGAATTTTTCCAGCTATTAATCCTTTAGAATCAACAAGTAGATTGTTAGATCCAAATGTTGTAGGTTTACGTCATTATAAAGTTGCTAGAAATGTTCAACAAATTTTACAAAAATTTGCAGAATTACAAGATGTTATTGCTATTTTAGGAATTGATGAATTATCAGAAGAAGATAAAATTGCAATTGCTCGTGCTAGAAAAATTAGAAATTTCTTGAGTCAACCATTCTTTGTTGCAGAAAAATTTTCTGGTAACAAAGGTAAATATGTAAGTCTAAAAGACACAATAAGAGGTTTTGAAGAAATTTTAGAAGGTAAACACGATAATTTACCAGAACAAGCATTTTCATATGTAGGAACAATTGAAGAAGCAATTGAAAAAGCAGGAAACTTGTAATGTCTGATAATTTAGTTCATCTAAAAATTTTGACACCAAATGGTATTAAGTTTGATGCTGATATTAAAATGGTAGAAGTTAAAACTCCTGAAGGTTATATAGCATTAATGTACAATCACGTTCCTTTTGTTGCTACTTTATCTGCTGATGTTATTTACATAACTCATTCAGATAAAAATCGTGAATCTGGAATTATTAATACAGGAACAATTTATGCAACAAAAACTGAAATTAAGATTTTTGCATTAAATTTTATTTTAACTAAAGATATTGATGTTAATAAAGTATCAGAAGAAAAGAAAAAGTTAGAACAACAATTATCAAGAATTAATGATTTAGTTGAAACTACAAAAATTGAAAGAAAATTGGCATTTGAATTATTAAAATTAAAACAAGCAAAAAAATAATTTATGAATTTTATTCGCTATGAATCTTGTTTAACTTTAAATATCAATGATTTTTTAAAAAATGGTTTTTGATGTAAATTTCAACAAAATCATTTTTATTTTGTTTATGATGACAATTTAAGTAAAGTTTCTGAATTATTTGATTTATCTATTGGTATTAAACAACCATTGGTAGGCAATATTATTTATAATGATCAATCATTATGAAATTTATCTGAATTAAGCCGTAGTGAATTTATTTTTAAAAATATTAGCGTTTTAACATTTTCTGAATTTGAAGAAATTAAAACCAAATCTGTTTATCAAATTTTATTAGATGAAATATCTTTAAGTAATCATAAATTATTTAATTTGAATACTATAGTATCTAATTATTTGAAAGAAATTAATTTATTAGAACATAAATCAAGTATATTTAACGAATTAGACGACGATTTAAAAATTAAAGTTTTATGTGCTAAATTATTTTATAAAAAACCCAAATTTTTATTTTTAAATTTGATTAATTCAAATACTGATTCAAACAAAATTTCAATTTTTTTAAATAAATTTTCTAAATTTATTTTGAATAATTTTTTTGATGTTTGTTTAATAATTTTTTTTGATAAATATTTAAATCTTGATAAATTTCAAATAATAAATATTAGTAACAAAAAAAATTATAACCCAAATAATATGATATTCACTTTAATTGAAGATCAAACAGATATAAAACATTTATGAAAACATTCAATTAAAAATTTTTTTACAAGCTTATTATTTTTTATTAAAAATAAAAAAACTTATATATCTTTAATCTTTTTTGTATTTTTTTTCACTTTTGTATTTGTTAATATACTTTGAAGTATAAATTTTAATAAATTAGTTAATTGAAATTTTGATTTTAATTTGTTAGTAAAAATTTTAAGTTTAATTCTATTTCTAATTTTGCAACTTGTTATGTTTTGAACAATTAAAAGAAATTATAAAAACTTAATATCTTCGATAAATTTTTTAATTTTGAAAGGATTTAATAGAATATTTTTAATTCATACTTTTTTATATATAGATTTAAATTTAGTTGCATTAGCTTTTTCATTTAGCATGATTATTAATGCATTGTTAAAGTTTATACTAATTGTTCCAATTACTTTTATAGATATTATTTGACCAATTATTGTTTATTTTTTAACACATATAATTTTTTTAGGATTTCATTACATATACATACTTAAATATTATGGAATATCATCTACAATGAACTATAAAAAGTTTTTTGTTAATAATTAATTTATATATATTCTCTTTAATTTATAATAAAAATTCATTTATATTTTAAGGTTAAGTGTGTTTATGGACAATGTTCTAATTTCTGGAAAAGAAACAACAGAAAATTTTTTAGACATCAAAGAAAAATGTAAAAAAATAGGTACTTATTTTAGTGAAGATAGATTTTATACTTTATTGAATTCATATATAGATGATGCTTTAAGAAAATATTCATTGTTTTTATATTTAATTACGATATTTTTATTTAGATCAAATAATTTTAAACATGCAACAACTTCATTTAAAGCAAAACCTAAGTGAGTTACATTAATTGATATTTTATGTTGAATTTGTTTAATTGTTTTTATAGTTTCATTAATTTCTGGAATATCTTATCCACTAATAGAAGGAATAAGTGGCGCTATAAAAGGTAATTGAACAGGTTTTATAGATGCATTTAATAATTCATTAAATAGTCCAGGAACAATTACTTTATTTGTTGTTTCTTTAATTTCATTTATTATTGCAATAACATATATATACGTTTTACGCAAAATTGTAGTTTTTAATAAAAAATTATCATTAAAAGATTTTGTTGTGCAGAAAGTAAGTTTTATAAACCGTTTTGAGAATTTGTTAAAAATAAATGAAGATTTAAAAAAAGCAAATAAAAAAATAAAAAAAATTAATAAAAAAATCAACAAAAAAAATTCCAAAATTAAACCAGATGAATTTTACTTAATTCAAAATGTTGAAATGCTATCTCAAAATGATTTATGATTATTATTTCAGATAATAAATATTTTATATAAGTTGTTCCCTAATTCAGGTTTTGTTTTTGAATTGTCAAATATAGAATCTTCTAATTTAGAAAAAATTAAAACTATTTGTAATTATGATTTTAAACATATTAAAATTACACATATTTAATTTATATTAAAATGGAATTTAATTGCTATGCAAGAAAAATTATCAGATCAAGAAAAAGTTCGTTTGTCAAAATTAGAAGAATTGCAAAAAAATAATCTTAATCCCTATGAAGTAGTTAAAGTTGAAAGAACACACAATTCGCAAACTTTTAAATTGCAATATGAAAAATATAATAAAGAAGAATTACATAATAATAAAGATAAAATCATATTAGCAGGTCGAGTTGTAGGAATTCGCCACACTTTCATTTTGATACAAGATTTTTTTGGCAAAATTCAACTATATTTAAATAAGAATAATCAACCAGATTTGTTTGAATATTTTAATAATTATTTAGACTTAGGTGATATTGTTTCTG
This is a stretch of genomic DNA from Mycoplasmoides pirum ATCC 25960. It encodes these proteins:
- the atpD gene encoding F0F1 ATP synthase subunit beta, with the protein product MKTKHTIVGKVYQVIGPVVDVIFENESEMPKIYDALYVKLDNENLCLEVSQIIGDNVVRCIAMGATYGLNRGLEVVCSGNPIQVPVGEQVLGRMFNVVGKTIDNLESLDDKNIKMMPIHRNPPSFEEQSNEIEIFETGIKVIDLLIPYAKGGKIGLFGGAGVGKTVLVQELIHNIAKGHGGLSVFAGVGERTREGNDLYYEMIEGGVIDKTALVFGQMNEPPGARMRVALTALTMAEYFRDVQNQDVLLFIDNIFRFTQAGSEVSALLGRMPSAVGYQPTLAYEMGLLQERITSTKSGSITSVQAIYVPADDLTDPAPATTFSHLDAKTVLDRNIAALGIFPAINPLESTSRLLDPNVVGLRHYKVARNVQQILQKFAELQDVIAILGIDELSEEDKIAIARARKIRNFLSQPFFVAEKFSGNKGKYVSLKDTIRGFEEILEGKHDNLPEQAFSYVGTIEEAIEKAGNL
- the atpG gene encoding ATP synthase F1 subunit gamma produces the protein MASKQELKQKMSSILVTEKITKAMQMAATAKLHKFKSQHEKIYEFFNEYYETIGKVIANAKYYQPPKQVKENSLYILINSSLGLCGGFNNNMNRLLLEKIKPNDKLILLGKKSLGYWKLKNQGNNILLIKDLQDADINFDISYNLGQEILDLYETNEYEKVFIVYTNFVNNLKQEPKIIQVLPFDVDIFKDKIKKDTNSNKQYSAPIEFEPDVKEVIKGLTPQFMQIVLYGCLIETKLSEYASRRNAMESATKNANDLYNNYLLLYNQLRQASITQEISEIIQGSEQK
- the atpH gene encoding ATP synthase F1 subunit delta encodes the protein MNKIYNFAKALYSLAEEKNLIKKIYVESQQFLQVVNEYSELIKFFSNSSLNKSEKFSILESTFRNRFDDLFCDFLCVLIEMNEFFYAKSIFKKYLALVENKDHAKFIKITSPYPLKDAQLNKIKEILEKKMDFDLIVKNFVDPSTIAGIKVESDSHSLDSTIKGKLKTIETRLKVMLTLQQSQSPKTS
- the atpA gene encoding F0F1 ATP synthase subunit alpha, which produces MAINLDEFSSLIKEQVKKYSNKIITNEKGYVVSINDGIVKASGLDDVILNELVRFENGSFGIAFNLEANSVGIVMLGKYFDIHEGSLVERTKHVIETPVGDALIGRVVNGIGMPIDGKGELKDITYEPIEKIAPGVMDRQSVNEPLETGILAIDSMLPIGKGQRELIVGDRQTGKTTIGIDAIINQKGKNVYCVYVAIGQKNSSIAQISRQLESADAMKYTTIVSSTASEIPALSYVAPFTGITIAEYWMRQGKDVLIVYDDLSKHAVAYRTISLLLRRPPGREAYPGDIFYLHSRLLERSGKLSKELGGGSITALPIIETQAGDISAYIPTNVISITDGQLFMVSNLFNSGQRPAIHVGLSVSRVGSAAQTKAIKQLSGSLKLELAQYRELDVFSQFGSDLDNETKKVLDHGKKVMEILKQSNGAPLDQAMEAILLFSIKERYIKWIPIDQIQKFKQELTTYFSKTDVYKEIQINKALNDQLTINLRNLFKKFIKEFVMSISNYDFSKYGDEKELEVDEKNK
- the atpC gene encoding ATP synthase F1 subunit epsilon, whose amino-acid sequence is MSDNLVHLKILTPNGIKFDADIKMVEVKTPEGYIALMYNHVPFVATLSADVIYITHSDKNRESGIINTGTIYATKTEIKIFALNFILTKDIDVNKVSEEKKKLEQQLSRINDLVETTKIERKLAFELLKLKQAKK